Genomic DNA from Cheilinus undulatus linkage group 10, ASM1832078v1, whole genome shotgun sequence:
actAATATAAATGTAGCACATTTGTAGGAGTTTTATCATTAGACACttaattttaacaataaaaagcaCATTACACTCAGCTATGATTGCATCAGCAGGTATTAATGTGTTTACATgatgttaaaacattttaaagcatcaggatttagaataaatgtatgtttttattaaatccTGCTGATGAAAAAGACACTCCACCATTCTTTTAACTCATCTGCATCACATCCTTTTCTTATTACAGCATGTTACATGTCACGTCAAGAACCAGTGATTTCATCTGATTAAATGTTTGTAGACATATTTCATATCCACTACCAGTGctacaaatataaataactcTTCCACTCTAAAAGTTATAAATTACTGGTACCATGCTTCTTCTCTCACTTCTGTGTGGCTTCTGTGTTTGCACCCTGCCCTGCAGTcgcatgcccttatatgggtaTAAAAGGGGCATTTCTCTATGCTAATCAGGAGAAATGTGCGTACTTCCTGCTTACAAGCACCTGGCATTCATAAACTTAGGAGCACAAGTGCATACAATTCAGCATTTTAAGAGCATATCATGGTTTCCACATACTGCAGGTTTTTCTTAGAATCTTTCTAAAGAACAAATTTAGGAAAAATCTTAGGAAgatattggtgaatgaggccttaAAATGTTTAGGAGTGAAAACACTAGTCATGCAGCTGCTGTCTGACTGCGTTTGAATAACAGTCTTGTCTGCCCTTAAGGGGGTCAAAGATGGGCCCCTTGAAGGTAAAGTAAGGGCAGGGGGCCAGCAGGATCTTCAGCTGGATGAAGAAGATGAACAGGACATGGAGGGAAAGCCGTACAGGGAAACGTTTGGTGCGCTGGTGAAGAACTGCAACATGCTGCACATTGTGGGGCCGGCTTGCGTCTTCCTTAAACAGGGCTTTTCACTGACAACCGTATGTAACAGAAACATAAATCCTGCCCCCTGACACAACTCTATCCActcattttattcattctcaTTCACTCACTGTGGCTCCTGATCTCTACCAAAACCAGCTGTGTGATCccatcactggtctgttacaGACAGTCAGTGCTGCTGCCAATTCATGCCTGGACTATTCAGTCTTTCAGTTCAATGGAAATAATTGATTGGCTTTTGGGGAACTTGCGCTCAACTGCGTCACAGAATCAAGTGAGGTCAAGCCTGAACACAAAAAGTGCAGGACTGCCTGTTGGCTCCAGAGGAGGCCCCCTGGAAAGCACCAGTAATGGTAAACTTCAGCCCTTTCACACACAATCCAGAAGTTTAATCACAGCCTGACTGTAAATGCTTTTTCCAGCCATGTTCTTCATGTTCCAAGGTTTTCCTTGTCGGGCGGGTAGGGGGGTGGAGGAGACAGGCCacacatgattttaaaaagaggacACTTAAATCTAAAATAGATGACTTTTTCCCCTCCTCTGCAAATATGTGTTACCAGTGTCAGtgaaaaagtgataaagaacATACTGGTAAGTAGGAAAGAGTATGAAGCCGTTTCATTACATGAAGATCGGTCCAGTTTCTGCAGGTCACATGACATATAGGCTATAATCCCTGCCTGAATTATTTAATCTCAAAACCTCAAAAATCCTTGAGGTTTCCCTCACTTACAATGACTTAAAGATACAAAAGTGCccaattaaaacaaacaaagaaaagatgATAGTAAAAAGTGACATCGTGGCTAAATGGTTTGAGATCATCATCTTAAGTTGATCAAGAGAAACAACAGCATTAAACTTAGAGCTATGCTgcaaattaatttgtgtttttggagTGCAATGTAGATTATCATCAGCTCTCTCACATCAGCCCACCCCGACTTCTCCTGGAACTCCCTTAACTCATGCAGcttcagtctcctctgacaTTGTCAGTGACAGATGTgcatatgtttttaaatcatgattagaaacatccTGACGGTGTATTAGGACCACACTAGAagataagaaaaataaagatgacctgctatttgttttttttttacaaaaagtcagttttttaaaggataTAATTTTGGAATCTCAGACCAAGGAGATCTAAACAAAGTCTAAATCACTACAGTGCCCCGGGTTTGACTGGCTTGAGGGAGGGGGAAGGGGGGaagaaaattttttaaaaagtttcctTCAAGATATGCCACTCTGCTTGCTATTCTGCACACATATGGTtttgttttaatacattttatatttgCAACTGTTGTGGCTTAGATGAAgtgtcttatttatttatttattaatgttttattatgaatttcatgtcttaattcattattttcattattattattgctgtttACGTTGTCATAGTttattaatttatgtttttattgtcatatcattattattatttacagctTCCTGGATAATTTATTCTCCTTTTTGTCCTTATATTGTTTTCACAACCTTTTATTATCTTATTCTCGTAAATGTGCAGGACGATGGGTTCAATGCAAGGTATATGATAGAGAGTTGGTTAACACACCAGTGTGTTTAAGTATAGTTGTATCACTTTTGTTTTACTTGGAGCAAATGAGTGACTCTTGTAATAATGCTGACAATGTTTCTGGTTTTGAAGGaaacaataaaatctaaattgaaaaaaaaagatataatttggggctttaatgcctttatttttaagagaggaggcaaaaatgtgggaaagaGACTgaacttgaacccaggctgcctgccCATGGGGCATAACCAACCTGCTGGGCATATGCACcccaaaaagtcaaagttttcaagggaaaatttgaaaaaagagcttaggaaaaaaggttgggaactacAGGTCTATGAAATGGTTGTAGGATTAAGTCAAATAATCTTTAAACAGTGCAGTTTCTACCAATTTCTGAGGACATCATACAGCTTGCCTCCCATTTTTCCCTTGGCTGGGCAGCAACAGCCTGACTGAGGCTCAACCCTGCTCATCACCTTTGAGTAGCTCAAAAAATGCAGACTAAATGTAGAATAATTTCAGAGTAGAGGCCTCTGGAGTCATTTCAATCACCCCAATAACTTAGCTGTGGAGTCCTGATttcttgtatttgtttttccttccttctttccatGTCTGTATCAGAGTGGCTCCTGTTAGATAACTGTGTCGATCAGTATAAAACCAACCAAGAGGCTGGATGATACTAGATTGTTGCCGCTTTGGAGGCTACTACTGATACTGATTTAGTTTGAACTATCCAGTTTGTTGTGTGACTAAAATGAGTCAACACAAAAGTAAATGAAGCAAGGATCTGAGGGGATTAATCCCACGTTTTTCTGTGTAAAGCTCTTACTCTAGCATCCTAGACACTGAACCTCTGCTGTGCTGAGTTTGTGCTTCTGTACGGGTGGACTTGCGTGCGAGCATGAGTGCTATGTGCAACACAGAACATGGACATTAAGTGTATTTATGTTTGCTGAACAACGTATACCAGGGTCTCCACACAAACTAAACCCCCCAAATCTCATAATCTCCAGATGCTTGTTCCCTGGTTAAACTCCCATAAATAATCTGGTGATTCGTTGGGGTTTAATGTTAAATGAATTGTCATGTAAGGCTATATCCATTTATTTAATCCATTTCCCAGTACAGTGGGGTTGTCTTTATATACAGCTTACTGGACAGCACTACTTTTGAAAATGAATGTGTCATATACAGTAGATGGCTATAACAAAGCATGGACACAGTTTGAGGGGATGTAAGAGGGTAACCAAAGGCCAAACTCCATTCATCTTCCTGTCTATTTTTCCTTGTCATTTGATGTTTGTGACTATCATTTTTCCCAGTCCAGTGTTCAAATTACAACAATTACAGTACAAGTTGTGTGTGAAACTGAAGTGTTTCTCCTTTTCCCCTGACAGGACAGAGAGCTGAGACCAGAGGAGCTTGATGGTGAGGTTATTTCTCTACTAACATACTTCCTTGTCTTTACAGCACATCAGCTCATCAACTGACTAACGAACACTGACATGTGTTTGATTGTGTCTCTGTCAGAGCTCCGGGAGGCGTTTGTGGAGTTTGACAGGAACAAAAAGGGCTACATCAGTCACAAAGACCTCGGGGAGTGCATGAGGACCATGGGATACATGCCAACAGAGATGGAGCTCATCGAACTGAGCCAGCAGATCTGTGAGTGGAACAACACTAAAGGTTTTAGAGCGCTTTAGAAAATATAATAAACCCATTCAGACCTAAGGATGCTTTGAAAAACCACCTCTACAGCCACATTTTAATGAAGACAGTGCAGCCTccgtctcatttcactttacaaAATTCAGACTGCTCAGTGGACTAGTTATCaatcatttaactttctacttttcttttccttttaatctctaacaagttctttttcatggttaagttcatgtgaCTATCTTTGATCTACCTGTGAACGCAGGTCTTGGGTGCAGGTTTAGCTCAGCTGGTGGAGCAGGCGCCCGCATATGGAGGCTAATGCACTGGTCACTGGATCAATTCCCAGTCTCTGCACTATTTGGTGCATGTCTATCCCCAATTCcctatccaaataaaggcagaaaagccCCAGAAATAATCTAAAATAGGAGCAGGTCTGTAGCCTAAAAGGAAGTCAATAACCTTCATTTCAAGgcagtataaaaataaaaaatgaaacaagaacAGTTTTGAATGATAAATAGTGAAGCTTTCATATGTGACAGAGGGACACACTTAACATCACAATTTTTGAGAATAACTGCAATTAAAAGTTGTTATCGTTTGACAGCCCTCATGTGAAAACAACCtccaaaaaacagttttctaaaaactgtctcagaattctgaacatttactgaaatcTTCATTTGTCAGTCTTTGTAGTAGACCAAGGCGTggaacaaaaaacatttcaaagttttaTCCCACTTCCATCACTTCACATCACTGCTATTATCCTACAGTCTGTTAACTCCTTAAGGCcagttgtatcatatttgatgcacacttTTATGAGACCTCTATCTGATCAAAATGATCcattattaaaaaacatttttaatacaatctgataaatgataacaatgccctccagtggattattaGTTGCCAATAtgcctaatgtatcaaatgtgatgcaaaaaaatatatgctaaattttatggcaatttttttttggattttggtagaagatcaaataaacatgtcagtttgaaaaaaatagaattctCTGACTATTATTTAAGTTATCAGGCATCAAAGGGTTAACTTCTTTAAAATTATCAATCTATCAAATCATTACCATCAACATCCTCCTCCTACACCTCTTCAAACATGCTCCTTATCCACTGATCCTTCATATTTTCCTGAGTTTTAATCAATGAGTTTTTCCACATGGAGGCTAAAATCAAAACCTTCCACATCTCACCTGCAGCTCATGAGAGGGAGTGATGTTCTGAACATCATCAACGCTGTGATTCAGTCCTAGGCGCGAGACTGCGGGCCTGTTGAAATAAAGGGGAAATGGAAAAGTGTGAAATTAAAGAGAATTAAAGGAATGCAATAGAATATATTAAGGACAATGACAGAATTAAAGCAAACAACAGCATGACTATATGCAGGGGTTTTTGTTTACAAATTGAAATTAAGAATCAATTAAAGGAAGTTCTTGATAAAGAAACAACCccgttttaaaaaaagatgatgaGAGCGAGTCACAgcagaaacagacatttttatgtatctTGTGTGTTGCAGGTGGAGGTAAAATTGACTTTGAGGACTTTGTGGAGCTGATGGGACCGAAGATGTTAGCAGAGACGGCTGACATGATCGGAGTCAAGGAACTGCGAGATGCATTCAAAGAAGTAAGGAGGTGCAGAGAGTGACTGGAGGTTGAAAACTGTTACTTATTACTCaatgttgaaattttaaataaacacatttagatttttatcactttttactGCTGCAGTGTAATATTTGATTCTGCTATCAATAATGTGGTTATTGTGCTTCAAGCTGTTAAAGACATAAATATGTGCTTCTAACAGCAACAATCAATCAGAATCATAAAGAAACACActaaaaaatgctaaaacacaCCTGAGTTCCTAATAAATCTTTTAATATACAATGCCAGGCACTACAGACAGGTAAGAGTCTGTGCAGGGTTTTTTGAAGCCACAAAAGAAATTTTTACCTTGGAAGGTCATCATCAATGATAAATAAAGGCTATGAAAACAAAACCTGGGTTTTTCCTAAATGAATaagatatgataaaaaaaaaaaagacaattctGACATGTCACTGCAAGAAAATCACAGGTGGAGTTCAGATGAGTAAAGCCTTCTTGCATTCATGGGAGCTGGCTCCATGGTCCTGGTGTTATCCATAATGGCTCACTGGAACTGCTTTCTTAGAGCTGAGTCATCATGTTGGATAAttacagtgttttattttcctgctgggacaagtcaaaagttatgctgtggaaaaatgtttaatgaactTGAGTTTGTGTAACATTTTCTAGTCGTCTGACTAATCAAACACAGCTCACACTTAATACCCAACACATTCACGCATTGATGGTGAATGCTGCTCTGCAGAGTGGCCATAAGTGTTAGGTAATCTCATTCATACATattcacacaccactgacacagcagtgggagcaaactgagGTTAAGTGTCTCTCTCCAGCAAGTGAATGTAGAGGCTGGAGAACAAGCAACTTTGAGTCTCAATGGTAAACATGCTAAAGGCAGGAT
This window encodes:
- the cabp2b gene encoding calcium-binding protein 2 isoform X1, whose amino-acid sequence is MMEGPVRKEKEKEEGEPVDLMPIVDSVFGQDRELRPEELDELREAFVEFDRNKKGYISHKDLGECMRTMGYMPTEMELIELSQQICEWNNTKGGGKIDFEDFVELMGPKMLAETADMIGVKELRDAFKEFDSNGDGQISLTELREAMKKLMGEQVTNREINEILRDVDLNGDGLVDFEEFVRMMSR
- the cabp2b gene encoding calcium-binding protein 2 isoform X2: MGNCTKPSMKNKMKKDRELRPEELDELREAFVEFDRNKKGYISHKDLGECMRTMGYMPTEMELIELSQQICEWNNTKGGGKIDFEDFVELMGPKMLAETADMIGVKELRDAFKEFDSNGDGQISLTELREAMKKLMGEQVTNREINEILRDVDLNGDGLVDFEEFVRMMSR